Part of the Paroedura picta isolate Pp20150507F chromosome 3, Ppicta_v3.0, whole genome shotgun sequence genome is shown below.
GTCTAGAAGAATTTGGACACAGGTTATATTTTTACCAGAGTTTTTCTTTCGGTTCTAATCTGAGCGTTTACCTTCATCAGCTTCCTCTTTGACCCTGGGATTCCCCCACCCCGCCACCTCCGcagccaaccaatcacctttcttgCACACCCTAAACTTGGCAGAGCACATCAGTGAAGAGGAAAAAATGAGTCCCACTGTCACATGGAGAGGCGCATAAAGATTCAGAGAAAGGTCCGCATGCCGGACAGTTAAAGGAGCAGCGCAACAATGAGGTATGTAAAGGACGGGAaggtggaaggggtgggggagaaggcctGTGTTGTGCAGAAGGGAGATAAAGGGGAGATGGAGGAGGTGTTTTTTTGGAAGACTAGAGGCAGGGCTGACTAGGGAGGGCTTAACtcccaaatcccattttcagTGTTGGGGCCCAAACTTGGAACTAAATGCAAGGTACAAAACTGGGTGTAGAAGAGGCAGTACAATCATCTAATCTCAGACATGAAGTACatcttcaaataatcttctcattcacatccagtttatttattttatttatttatttattatatttctatactgccctccccgaaggctcaggtttgTAAACTGAAAGTTTAATTTCTGAGTGTCCAGTATTATAGGATGACAAACACACCAGTTATGAACTTGTTTCattccacttcttcagatacatacatacatatgttaTACAGCATTCAGTTTGAGTATTATCTTATTTCCGATATATATAACTTCTCTAACAATCTAACTACAGCAGCACTCCACGCCAGTAACCAAGTCATCCTCTCTCAATCTGACTCCATTATGTGTTTACTTgctgcatttataccccactttttaccccAGTAAGGATGCAATGTGGCTTAtgccattttctctttccttttgccTAATGTGTAGGTTGAAGGATAGCAGTGGTTACTCTGAAGTAAAAGGAAACAACACTTGCTCAAGAAGGAAAAGAATCCCTTATTGCTAAATCATTTGCCACAGGAACTGAAATAGGGATTTGGGATTAGGCCAGGAGGAGTCCGGAGCTAAATTGTGTGGGCAGAGGGAGGATCCTgcaagaaaaaaagggaagaagtgGATGAACTGTTTGATAAGACTTATAAATTGGGccgccaacaggcctggaggaaaatagGCTAGCCCTTTGCTTAATATGCAGAAATAGGCAGCTGCAGCTTTTAATGGAGATAAATAATATCCCATCAGACATCTCTTGAAGAGTCaggtctccaccccaccccagactCCAGGCAATTGGCAAGCCTATGTATACAGTTCTATATGAAGTAGAGAGTTAGTAGagaaatccctggccccagggaagcacgcctggcctcgacccgggccagggccttttcggacctggccccaacctggtggaatgagctcccagaagagctgagggccctgatgttaCCCGAATTGCATGCCtaagttccacggggcctgcaaaactgaactcttccgccaggtctttggccaGGGTCAGGAACAACCGGGGGCCCATCGTACAAACTCCACCCTGTGGTGATTGGTTGAAGATTGGGGACGAATGGGGACGATACCAGGGAAAGGACATGGCTGAGGaaggctgcaggggaaggggatggCAAACCTCTTCTGTTTCTCttgaccttgaaagccccttggggttgccataaatgaGTTCTGACTTGAGAGCACTTAGCTCCATATGTAAAATTGGTTGATTTTCAAAAGAAGAACTGTTATTCAGCAAGTAGACCCCTAGTAATCTGCTCAGAGGGCTCAGTATTTCTGAGATAACAAACATATGAAACTGGTGTGGCTCTCTTGGCCATTCTCACAGGCCTTTCCACCATCTTAAACTGAGAAACATCTTTCCTGTGAAAGTCTTTTCATGTGGGGATGGCCAAGGATCATTGGCAATCACAAGAGACTTGAAACTCGGCATATATTCAACTGACGGGGCAAGgatgactagaccaggggtagtcaaactgcggccctccagatgtccatggactacaattcccaggagcccctgccagcgaatgctggcaggggctcctgggaattgtagtccatggacatctggagggccgcagtttgactacccctggactagaccgtCTCTCAGTGGCATTGCTGACAATACTTTTGCCCACATTTCCCCTTTCATCTACACCGTTGCTGTCAAAGAACCAGCCAGCTAGATGCACATCTAATCCGTCCTTTCCATCTCAGAAATGGGCTTCCCCTGgggatctctctgtctctgtttgaCAGCGCAAAAATTTACCCGTGTTTTCTATGACTGTCATCTGGTGATAAAGTGAGCGGAATGAATGTGTTctgcatttggggagggatggaTCACTGTttaaaggaaaggttgaggggagGCCTAACAGGCTTTGCGTCATGGGAGGAACGACAAGAAGGGGGAACCCAAGTTGGGATTCCCCAAAACGTCACGGCTGTATGATTTTTTAATAGAACCGCTGTATGATACTTGGCTGGTGGCTGGTGTGATGGTACAGAACGTTCACAAGCATTCCAGCTACTCCGGAAactaagaaaaaaagaagagctgttttttttatatcccactcttcactacctgaaggaatccaaagtggctttcttacaaacacatttcccttcctctccccacaacagataggtggggctgaaagagctctaagagaacagctctgtgagaatagccctaagagaaccgtgactagcccaaggtcacccagctggttgcatgcgtagaaagagtggggaatcaacccagttctccagattacagtccaccgctgttaaccactacaccgcgctGGCTGTGACAATGCCTTTTGCAATGATATTATTTGGCATTCAGAAAGAAAACCGTGTTTGTTTGTGATTGCTAACTTTAACTTTTCCTGAGGCAAAATTGTGAAGAAGCACAGGACTTGCGTTTTTATCCCTAACGTTGAGGATTTGCCAGTTCGCTAAGCCTCTTACTGAATCAGGGTAATTATTTATAGTTCGGCAAAGATAATTTGCCAAGTCACGGCTTTAGCGCCCGTTACCTGTGTGCTATCAGTGATAAACCTTAAATATGGAACATTTTGGTCTGATGCGGATTTAAAAAACGAAACCGGGATTTAAAAATAGGCCGTAGGATTATGTGCACCTTCCCTTCTGACAGAAGAGGACAACTATCTAAATCGCTTTGGGTCCTCATGAAGGAGAAAGATAGGATGTAAAtagaggaagggggtgggtgggaattctgTGAGGTAAATGTGTCTGTTTGGTTGGGGTTTAAGTGTCATAGCAGCCTCAGGGACAAGAATAGTTTTATGGGGTAAAATGAAGACTGGGGAGAGGTCCTAGGAAGGAATAAGAAAGCTCAAGGTAGCTAAAGGAAAGATTTAATTACTTGAGAAATGGAAGTGTGAGGAGAAAGGGGGCTTAAGGAAAAGAGCAGAGGTGGGAACTGAGGCAGGAAAAAAAGGTTAATTTAGAAGGAAGCGGGAAGAAGAAGacctgatttttataccccgcttttcactaccagaagcgGCTGaggatcgccttcccttcctctcccctgtgaggcaggtgaggttgagcgacaggactgctggatcagaacagaagtatcaggactgtgactagcccagggccacctgctggctgtgtgtggaggagcagggaatcaaccccagattgccagatgagaagccgcccGGAGGGAGGTTTAGAAAGCTGGGAATTGTGAGCCAGACAGGAGCCATGAAACATTATGCTTTGGGTCTATAAATAGACAGGCTAgtattcctagggttgccaacctccagctgagtCCTGGGGTTCTCTCAGATTGGCCACTGTTCTCTAGACAACAGaggtcaattcctctggagaaaatagctgcttcagagggtgggctgtGTGTGATCATGTCCTTGCTGAGCTCCTGCCCTTTTTTAATGGCCACACTTCCTGGTcatggccccagaatccctgAGAATTCTccaatttggcaaccctaaaacaattacacagaagggagggaggtgtTCTGAATTCTGACTTGCCTACCAGAGGTCAAGAGGAAGTGCAGAGGGAGGTGCTTTCACATAAGCCCATCTGGGGGACCAAGCATTTTCTCTCATTCAAATTAATACTTGTGAGGAAAGTACTCATTTTAACAAAAGGAAACTGAGAGAGAAAGTCAGTCACCCTGCAAGCAAGCACGATTGCTAGTTATGGGCTGGGAGGCACCTAGAAATTTGGGGgagagtggggtataatgctacagaatccaccttccaaagtagccatgttctccaggataattgatctctgtcacctggagatgtcgTAATAGTGGATCTCCcgctactacctggaggttggcgaccctaagCACAAGTgagaactaaatttgagtccagtggcacctttaataccaacaaagtttaattctgggtataagtggaACTGAGTGACTTAGTGAGATAAGAACTccatatctctgttaagccctgggggttctATTGTCCTGAATGTTATAACTGACAAGGTATATCCCACTTTTACTGTACAGGCACAGGGCTAGATTTATGCCCTCATCATTTGTTCAACAAGGATCATCACCAAGAGTTGGCTTTCAATTTAACAATGGACGTGTgagtggtttgtgtgtgtgtaaagtgcccatcaagtctcagctgacatAGCGTTTCTTGTAAGGATTTCATGACAAGAgattaacagaggtggtttgctgggagtcacaaccctgggcttccttggtggtctcccaaataCTGACCTGGGCCGACAccactcagcttctgagatctgacaaaatcaggtaACCTCAGGCCATTCTTATTTGTGCTCCAATGGtctgctctttcccccctctgacTTGCAGCTGTAGCGACATGCCGCTGTCCGTTCCTGGACGTCTGAAGGAGAACAGGATGCATCCCTTCAACCAATTTGACAAGGTGGGTTCGAAGGAAGCGCTTGTGTTTCTCATTCTCTGTGTGTGCGCGTGACGTTTAAGAGGAAAAGGGCCGCACCAAGTCCAGCTaagtaaaaagaagaagacaaTTGGCCcttgtagggaaagaatcttCATCTTTGTGAAACCCCAGCGCATTTCAGTTTACCACTTACAGAAAGGAAAGTAAGATTCTACTGAGAAATCTGAAGTCCTATCCCTCTGAAGAAGCTTGATGTGAAACAtcaaggggtttctcaaagattctttccctacaaacaccgtcccccccccattttcttcttATGTGTGTAACATGCCATTCAGTTGGTGCTGACCCCAGATTTCAAGGTGAGTGAGAAGCAGGGGTGATGGGTTGATGCTTTCCTTTGAGAAGTCTTCCTTCGGAATCTCCCTTCCAGGTACCAACTCTGATAGCTTCCAAGGCTGACAAGGTCaagctataccaggggtagtcaaactgcagccctccagatgtccatggactacaattctcaggagccccctgccagcattcgctggcagggggctcctgggaattgtagtccatggacatctggagggccgcagtttgactacccctgagctataccATCCCATTTCCCCTCCATCGCCCTCTCTAGAGCCCCCAAAGCAGGATTTCTCAAGACTTTGTTGACGTGGGACCCTCTTTCTCTAGCTTTCTGGAGCCACCAGTAAAGCAGCCCCTTGCTCCTGTCTCCTCACTGCAATGGCAGGAATCACACAATAAGTGGTAGTGAAGAAGAGCAGACTGCCAAGTTGCAACAGATTCATGGCAACCTCATCCACAGAGCATTTGGGTCAAGGaataagcagagatggtttgccattgcctgcctctacatagcaaccccagccttgcttggtggtctctcatccaagtatttATTATATAAGTACAAGTAAATGAATAAACTACTATTACTATACTATTACTATACTATTACTATACTATTACTATACTATTACTATACTATTACTATACTATtactatactactactactattattattgttattatttagattttttatttcctgccacacCCGGAGCCGACTCATGGTGCCTTACAAACAGTCCATTAATAAAACCtccgataaaaccccattaaaaatatcgaaaagcaggacataaaaattacaacatatgaatgagtactaaccagggctgaccctgcttagcttcctacaAGCTTGGGCCAAGACATTACTGTTTACAAATAGACAGCATTATTGAGCAGGAGGGCTGTGCGTTTCATGGGTGTTTGTCACATTTTGCAGAGGCAACAAGAAACCTGACCTCCAGCTTCCCAGAACCTTTGCTCACCATTAACGCTGCTCCTCTTCCCCCACAACTCCCCTGCGAGAGGGTCCTGGTGCACAGAACTACTGCCCTAAAAGGTGAAAGAGTTCTGCAAGAGAGCGGCACAAGGACACCACTCCACTTTAAGAGATGACCTTCTGCCTCAACCCTTGGCAGTGCCTGAGCATGCCCTGAGGTGCTATTGCTGCCTGGAGCGAGAAGAAGAACTGATttatttgtaccccgctttttactacctgaagcagcctcaaattggcttacccttcctctccccaccctgtgaggtaggcagagctgagagagctctgagagaactgtgattggcccaacgtcacccagcaggctgcatgcaaaggagcagggaatcaaacacagtcccCTTGATCAGAGGcctccactcttcaccactacaccaagctggctgtcaacaGAAACAGGTTCTTACTCCAGGGTGGGGCTGTGTTGCAGGTTAGCCTTCACTATCAGCCGACGCTTGGTGGGACCCTAGGAGAAAACGGGGCCTCTCAACATCCCCAGCAGCTCGAGGCACTGCAGCCGCTGGCCGGTTTGGACTTCCCGTTGGACAAGCTGTGGGAGAGGCTGGTGGCCAGCCTCCCCGTGAAGCAGAAAGTGGAAGAGATGGAAGCCCGGCAGAAGACCCTGGAGAACATCGTGTCGGTGCTGAGTCGGGAGCTGGGCAGAAGAGCGGAGCCCCCTGCAGAAACCCTCGGAGAGGCTATGGCCAGGATTCTCTACCTGGAAGAGAAGGTAAGAAATGGTGGCAGGTCACGTTTTCACTCCTGGTTGTCAAGCCATGCCCATCCAGGCAGAGGAGGATTTCCCCCATCCCAGGGCCACTTCGGACCCTGCTAGTCTTCGtgaattccattttattttgtaGAGTTTAGAAAAGACAAAGATGCAGGCTgcacaaaagaataaaatagttttattatgaagaggaGCCATTTTGTATAGAAAGTTGCTCCTTGCTCACCACCTGATGGACGTGGGGATCCAGTGGGCAGCTCTAAAATGTCTGACCTCCATTCTCCACAGCCAATGGCAGAGAGTGGTAATTGGTGAGACCCAATCACGCCTCTGAATATTCAAAGGTGGCGTCCTGCAGGGAGTGATCCTCTCCCCAATGCTAATTAGCATCTTtttgcaccctcttgcccagctggtctgaagcTCTGGTCTGggctgacacccagctctgtctcctgattggATGGTCAGCCTGATAGCCCCTCTGAATGGGAAAGGAGGCCTATTGTGTCATCGGCCCATTATCTACAGTTTATTGAGCCATTTTTTTATGGCAAGTATAAGAGAATCCCTTATTCTGAAAGACTATGCCCATGTTCAGTGGGAGAGACAGAATTTACAGGACATGTTCTTCTTTGCAGTCTctaccacagtggttctcaacccggggaaATTATCAGGATACTCCTAATTTAAATACACGAGCTACACCATCTCTGGTGCCCCTTGTAAGATATTCTTTAGATTCTGCTCAATcacacacactacagatcttgcatattccaacatctggaggccagtccccaggtggggcctgggaaggatCCCCTGGACTTGTAGCGCAtctctaaagagatcagttcccctggagaaaatggctgctctggaaggtggactctgcagcattatactccactgaggtcccccctgccccaaatcccaccctctcccagctccacccccaaaatctccagatacttCTCAACGCAGTGCTGACAATGAAGCAATAAGGTTGCAGCTCTTTCCTGCAGGAGGGGAGGATTCCTTTGCAATGACTCCCCCGCTCATCTCTAATTCAAAGTTATGCCTGTTTCCTTTTctcatttcctcctctccccatggcCATGCAATTCCTCCAGGTGGATCATCAGGATTCCCTCCTGGTCACGAAGGATGTGATGATCAGCAGTTTAGCAGCTCGGATCCACACGCTGGAACAAACCACTTACGACGGCTGTTTCCTCTGGAAGATCTCAGACGTGGGGCTCCGAATCCAGGAGGCAATCACCAATAACAGGCCTTCTCTTTACTCCCCCTGTGAGTGATCGTGAGTGTGGGATGGGGGGTCAGGGGTATAAAATCAGGGAGATTGGGCAACCTCTTCATCCCTTGCTCCTCAAagtgcaacagaagaagaagaagagttggttcttatatgccgcttttctctaaccgaaggagtctcaaaatggcttacaattgccttccctttcctctccccacaacagacaccctgtgaggggggtgaggctgagagagctctgatattactgaagaagaagagttggttcttttctctaaccgaaggagtctcaaaatggcttacaattgccttcccttttctctccccacaacagacaccctgtgagggaggtgaggctgagagagccctgagattactgaagaagaagagttggttcttttatgccgcttttttcaacccaaaggaatctcaaagtggcttacaatcgccttccctttcctctccccacaaaagacactctgcggagtgggtgagggtgagagagtgctgatatcactgctcggtcagaacagttttatcagtgtcgtggcgagctcaaggtcacccagctggctgcatgtgggagaatgcagaatcgaacccggcatgccagattagaagtccgcgctcctaaccacgacaccaaactggctctcagcgaGCTCATCATCACGAACTGGGGCTAGGATTGTATGTTCAaaagctgggttgccagctccaggttggaaaatccctggagatttggggacggagctTGAGGAAGggatggtgtgtgtggggagactttgagagtcctttaggctgtgaaaagcagggtataaaaacccactcttcttcaaaTTGCCAGTTTTCAAACTCATAGTTGGCAAACCTAAGGAGCTTGTGGCAAAGGTTTTAAACCACAGACTTCAGTCTGCTCTGCCGTACTCTGGTACACGGGCAGCTTGTAAACAGTAGCCCAACAGCAAGGTGGTGAGAGGAGACTAACGCAGGAGAAGGCTGATACTCATGAAGAGTCCATGTCAGTCTCTTCCCAGCAGCTGCTGTTCTAAGGGCCACCCTGGCATGAAGCAATTCAGTTCTGCCCGGGGCCATTTGGACTAGCTAGGAAACGGGGGGCTATACAA
Proteins encoded:
- the LOC143834382 gene encoding TNF receptor-associated factor 1-like; this encodes MSCSDMPLSVPGRLKENRMHPFNQFDKVSLHYQPTLGGTLGENGASQHPQQLEALQPLAGLDFPLDKLWERLVASLPVKQKVEEMEARQKTLENIVSVLSRELGRRAEPPAETLGEAMARILYLEEKVDHQDSLLVTKDVMISSLAARIHTLEQTTYDGCFLWKISDVGLRIQEAITNNRPSLYSPCFHTSRYGYKLRLKLFLNGDGTGAGTHLSLFLVVMKGEYDFQLKWPFQHKVTFTLLDQVSQQHFSTSFRPLPSSSSFQRPMSENNVASGLPEFFPLNLLHAPGSPYICDNTLAIQAAIDTKA